From the genome of Streptococcus lutetiensis, one region includes:
- the trpS gene encoding tryptophan--tRNA ligase translates to MAKPIILTGDRPTGKLHLGHYVGSLKNRVLLQNEDKYDMFVFLADQQALTDHAKESEIIRESVGNVALDYLSVGLDPAKSTIFIQSQIPELAELTMYYMNLVSLSRLERNPTVKTEIAQKGFGSSIPTGFLVYPISQAADITAFKANYVPVGNDQKPMIEQTREIVRSFNHTYKTDVLVEPEGIFPRNEAAGRLPGLDGNAKMSKSLGNGIYLSDDADTVRKKVMSMYTDPNHIRVEDPGQIEGNMVFHYLDIFGREEDQADIAAMKEHYQRGGLGDVKTKRYLLEILERELAPIRERRLEYAKDMGEVFNMLEKGSQAAREVAGQTLAEVKAAMGINYF, encoded by the coding sequence ATGGCAAAACCCATTATTTTAACAGGTGACCGTCCAACAGGTAAATTGCACCTAGGACACTATGTTGGAAGTCTAAAAAATCGTGTTCTTCTACAAAATGAAGATAAGTATGATATGTTTGTCTTTTTGGCAGACCAACAAGCTTTGACAGACCACGCTAAAGAGTCTGAAATTATCAGAGAATCAGTTGGAAACGTTGCTTTGGACTACTTGTCAGTAGGACTTGATCCAGCTAAATCAACGATTTTCATTCAAAGTCAAATTCCTGAATTGGCTGAATTGACAATGTACTACATGAACCTTGTTTCATTGTCACGTCTAGAGCGTAATCCTACTGTTAAGACAGAAATTGCTCAAAAAGGATTTGGTAGCTCAATTCCAACAGGATTTTTGGTTTACCCAATTTCACAAGCTGCAGACATTACTGCTTTTAAAGCTAACTATGTGCCAGTCGGAAATGACCAAAAACCAATGATTGAACAAACACGCGAAATTGTACGTAGTTTCAATCACACTTACAAAACAGATGTTTTGGTTGAGCCAGAAGGTATTTTCCCTAGAAACGAAGCAGCTGGTCGCTTGCCAGGATTAGATGGTAACGCTAAAATGTCTAAATCTCTTGGAAATGGTATCTATCTATCAGATGATGCTGATACTGTTCGTAAAAAAGTAATGAGCATGTATACAGACCCTAATCACATCCGTGTTGAAGATCCAGGACAAATCGAAGGAAATATGGTTTTCCATTACCTTGACATCTTTGGACGTGAAGAAGATCAAGCAGATATCGCAGCTATGAAAGAACACTACCAACGTGGTGGTCTTGGTGATGTAAAAACAAAACGTTACCTTCTTGAAATTCTTGAACGTGAGTTAGCACCAATTCGTGAACGCCGTTTGGAATACGCTAAAGATATGGGCGAAGTTTTCAATATGCTTGAAAAAGGTAGTCAAGCTGCGCGTGAAGTTGCCGGTCAAACACTTGCTGAAGTTAAAGCAGCTATGGGAATCAACTACTTCTAA
- a CDS encoding YitT family protein, producing the protein MKKRLIDFGLVTIGAFIAAVGFNCFFLENHIASGGVVGLAVSLKALFGWNPGNFVMITNVPLLLACLIFLGKETFLKTIYGAWIYSIFVKVTENLPNLTHNPLLAAIFGAVICGSGLGIVFWGNSSTGGTGIITQILHKYTPLPLAVAMTIVDGCSVAMGFIAFDPDTVMYSIIALLVIGYVVNSIQTGVTSSRNLMIISPKNDLIKNYISTEADRGVTEIPVTGGFSGDHQTMLMTTVSRQEVPRLEKNIQKIDEAAFIVVMPATQVMGRGFSLKKYYKLNEKDAILPM; encoded by the coding sequence ATGAAAAAAAGACTGATTGATTTTGGACTCGTAACTATAGGAGCCTTTATTGCTGCTGTCGGTTTCAATTGCTTTTTCCTTGAAAATCATATTGCGTCTGGTGGCGTTGTCGGATTAGCGGTTAGTTTAAAAGCTTTATTTGGCTGGAATCCTGGTAATTTTGTTATGATTACTAACGTTCCATTATTGTTAGCTTGTTTAATTTTCTTAGGAAAAGAAACCTTCCTTAAAACCATTTATGGGGCATGGATTTATTCTATTTTCGTCAAAGTGACTGAAAATCTGCCGAATCTGACTCATAATCCACTACTAGCTGCGATTTTCGGAGCTGTTATCTGTGGTTCTGGTTTAGGGATTGTTTTCTGGGGAAATTCTTCAACCGGTGGTACAGGTATCATCACTCAAATTCTCCACAAATACACACCGCTTCCTTTGGCAGTAGCCATGACTATTGTCGATGGCTGTAGTGTCGCTATGGGATTTATTGCTTTTGATCCTGATACAGTAATGTATTCGATTATTGCCTTACTCGTCATTGGATATGTCGTTAATAGTATCCAAACTGGTGTTACCTCATCTCGCAATTTGATGATTATCTCACCTAAAAATGACTTGATCAAAAACTATATCTCCACAGAAGCTGACCGTGGTGTCACTGAAATTCCTGTTACTGGTGGTTTTTCTGGCGACCATCAAACCATGTTGATGACAACTGTTTCTCGTCAAGAAGTTCCACGTTTAGAAAAAAATATTCAAAAAATCGATGAAGCTGCCTTTATCGTTGTGATGCCCGCTACACAAGTTATGGGACGTGGTTTCAGCCTTAAAAAATACTATAAACTCAACGAAAAAGATGCCATTTTACCAATGTAA
- the guaB gene encoding IMP dehydrogenase has translation MSNWDTKFLKKGYTFDDILLIPAESHVLPNEVNMQTKLAKNLTLNIPIVTAAMDTVTDSKMAIAIARAGGLGVVHKNMSIQEQAEEIRKVKRSENGVIIDPFFLTPKHSVSEAEELMQRYRISGVPIVETLENRKLVGIITNRDMRFISDYHAPISAHMTSEKLVTAPVGTDLETAERILHEHRIEKLPLVDEAERLSGLITIKDIEKVIEFPNAAKDEFGRLLVAGAVGVTSDTFERAEALFEAGADAIVIDTAHGHSAGVLRKIAEIRQHFPERTLIAGNVATAEGARALYEAGVDVVKVGIGPGSICTTRVVAGVGVPQITAIYDAAAVAREYGKTIIADGGIKYSGDIVKALAAGGNAVMLGSMFAGTDEAPGETEIYQGRKFKTYRGMGSIAAMKKGSSDRYFQGSVNEANKLVPEGIEGRVAYKGAVADIVFQILGGIRAGMGYVGAEDISALHEKAQFVEMSGAGLIESHPHDVQITNEAPNYSVH, from the coding sequence ATGTCAAATTGGGACACTAAATTTTTGAAAAAAGGTTACACTTTTGATGACATACTACTCATTCCTGCTGAAAGTCATGTTCTTCCAAATGAAGTTAACATGCAAACAAAACTTGCAAAAAATTTGACATTGAACATTCCTATCGTGACAGCTGCTATGGATACTGTTACTGACAGTAAAATGGCTATTGCTATTGCACGTGCGGGTGGTCTTGGTGTTGTTCACAAAAATATGTCAATTCAAGAACAAGCAGAAGAAATCCGTAAAGTAAAACGTTCAGAAAATGGTGTTATTATTGATCCTTTCTTCTTAACACCTAAACATTCTGTCTCTGAAGCAGAAGAGTTGATGCAACGTTACCGCATTAGTGGTGTTCCGATTGTTGAAACCCTTGAAAATCGTAAATTGGTAGGGATTATCACAAACCGTGATATGCGTTTTATCTCAGATTACCATGCTCCAATTTCTGCACACATGACAAGTGAAAAATTGGTAACAGCTCCTGTTGGAACTGATTTGGAAACTGCAGAACGCATTCTTCACGAACACCGTATTGAAAAATTGCCTTTGGTTGATGAAGCTGAACGTTTGTCAGGTCTTATCACTATCAAAGATATTGAAAAAGTTATTGAATTCCCTAATGCTGCTAAAGATGAATTTGGTCGTCTTTTAGTTGCAGGTGCTGTCGGTGTTACTTCAGATACATTCGAGCGTGCTGAAGCTCTGTTTGAAGCAGGTGCAGATGCTATTGTTATCGATACTGCTCATGGTCACTCAGCTGGTGTTCTTCGTAAAATTGCTGAGATTCGTCAACACTTCCCAGAACGTACATTGATTGCTGGTAACGTAGCAACTGCAGAAGGTGCACGTGCCCTTTACGAAGCTGGTGTTGACGTTGTTAAAGTCGGAATCGGTCCTGGTTCAATCTGTACAACACGTGTCGTTGCAGGTGTTGGTGTTCCTCAAATCACTGCTATTTATGACGCAGCAGCTGTTGCGCGTGAATATGGTAAAACAATTATCGCCGATGGTGGTATTAAATACTCAGGTGATATCGTTAAAGCCTTGGCAGCAGGTGGTAATGCTGTAATGCTTGGTTCTATGTTCGCTGGTACAGATGAAGCACCAGGTGAAACTGAAATCTACCAAGGTCGTAAATTTAAAACTTACCGTGGTATGGGATCAATTGCAGCTATGAAGAAAGGTTCAAGCGACCGTTACTTCCAAGGTTCTGTTAACGAAGCTAACAAACTTGTTCCAGAAGGAATTGAAGGTCGTGTAGCTTACAAAGGTGCTGTAGCCGATATCGTCTTCCAAATTCTTGGTGGTATTCGTGCTGGTATGGGTTATGTTGGTGCTGAAGATATCTCAGCTCTTCATGAAAAAGCTCAATTTGTTGAAATGTCAGGAGCTGGTTTGATTGA